In the Candidatus Poribacteria bacterium genome, one interval contains:
- a CDS encoding MotA/TolQ/ExbB proton channel family protein — MTKKDTIVTFFAKFGIVFWPLLLCSVAALTFIIERLFTFIRSRSKLGTEQFMASITDSLRNDNIMEAVSTCEEAGGPLANVLKAGLLRYSQAQIEEQEITKEEVQESIQEAGLLEIPELERNIPVISTVAVISPLFGLLGTVMGMINAFTTIALEGTGDPQALAGGISQALLTTAGGLTIAIPCLIFSQVFESWVNKFVLEIEQVSTEIVNQLILGQSGA; from the coding sequence ATGACCAAAAAAGATACGATTGTCACTTTCTTCGCTAAATTTGGTATTGTCTTCTGGCCACTTCTCCTCTGTTCTGTCGCTGCGCTGACGTTTATTATTGAACGTCTCTTTACCTTCATAAGAAGCCGTTCCAAGCTCGGTACAGAGCAGTTCATGGCAAGCATCACTGATTCTTTGCGTAATGATAATATCATGGAAGCGGTCTCAACCTGTGAAGAAGCAGGTGGACCACTTGCAAACGTTCTGAAAGCAGGTCTGTTGAGATACAGTCAAGCCCAGATCGAAGAGCAGGAGATTACAAAGGAAGAGGTACAGGAATCCATTCAAGAAGCGGGACTCCTTGAGATTCCAGAGCTTGAGCGAAACATTCCTGTTATTAGCACGGTCGCAGTTATTTCGCCGTTGTTTGGTCTCCTCGGTACGGTTATGGGTATGATTAACGCATTTACCACAATTGCACTGGAAGGTACTGGTGACCCGCAGGCACTCGCCGGGGGTATTTCCCAGGCGCTGCTGACCACCGCTGGTGGTTTAACCATTGCTATTCCGTGTCTTATTTTCTCCCAGGTCTTTGAGAGTTGGGTCAACAAATTCGTGCTTGAGATTGAGCAGGTTTCGACAGAAATCGTGAATCAACTGATTCTCGGTCAATCAGGTGCGTAA
- a CDS encoding carboxypeptidase regulatory-like domain-containing protein, which translates to MKHLSLTLILASMLIVYGAVAIAQDATTGTVRGNVVDTTTAQTPISGVRVVVVGTDGTEHETTTDDVGEYSKSGLPPDMATELVNRSPSLLEATTMCR; encoded by the coding sequence ATGAAACACCTGAGTTTAACCTTAATCCTAGCTAGCATGTTGATTGTTTACGGTGCCGTTGCGATCGCTCAAGATGCGACAACCGGCACGGTTCGTGGTAATGTTGTAGATACCACAACGGCACAAACGCCGATTAGTGGGGTTAGAGTTGTTGTCGTCGGTACCGATGGTACGGAACATGAAACCACAACGGATGATGTCGGTGAATATAGCAAGTCAGGCTTGCCGCCAGATATGGCGACCGAACTGGTAAACCGGTCACCGTCGTTGCTGGAGGCGACCACTATGTGCCGCTGA